DNA from Gottschalkia purinilytica:
TAAGAGTTTTTCTCCTATCGTTAGGATGAAACTCTCTTTTGACTAGATTCATCTTCACTAAAGAATCTATAAGAGTAGTTAAACTGCCTTTTCTTAAATCTAAATATTTTCCGAGTAATGTAGGAGTTATTTCTTTCCACCTTCCGATTATTATTAATGCTTTACTTTGATTCTTATTGCATTTTAAGTTTTGTTGTATACCTGAATGAAATAATGGATTTATTTTATATTGCAAAATTGGCAAAAGCTCTAAGAAAAGATCAGAAGTCTGTTCGAGCTTTTCTTCTTTCATTATTAATCACCACCGGACTCATTAGATAAATAGTTAGAATTCTGACTATTAGAATTCTAACTATTTATCTATAAAAAGTCAATACTAGAATTAATTAAAATATTATATTAGAACAAGAAAAGAAGCACTAAAAATCAATTAGTACTTCTCTTTTTTTATTTATTGAATAATTTATCAATCTTGAAAAATACAAATATAACTTATAGTTAATGTAAAGATAATAAAAATTTATATTTAAAATCTTTTATTAATACTATTATTTATGTTTGTATTATTTTTAATTTAATTTGAAAAAAATATTCAATATATATATTTATACCCTTATAATATAAGATTAAACTATTTTAACTTGATGATATACTTTTTTACCTTTTCTAATCATTAGTTTATTATCGTTAAAGTTTTCAATAGTAATTATCATTGAAGGATCATTAATCATTTCGTTTTCAATGTATACTCCACCTTGCTGTACAAGTCTTCTAGCTTCTCCATTTGATTTGGTAAGTCCTAACTCAGTTAAAAGAGCTAATAATCCAATTCCTTCTTGGAATTTAGACTGATCAAATTCAGTTGAAGGTATAGAACCATCTTCAGCATTACCTCCAAATAATGATTTAGCAGCGTTTTGAGCTTTAATAGCTTCTTCCTCACCATGGATTAGCTTAGTAACTTCATAAGCTAGAACTTCTTTAGCTTTGTTTATTTCAGAGCCTTCAAGTGCTCCTAACTTTTTGATTTCATCCATTGGAATGAATGTTAATAGTCTTAAGCATTTCTCAACATCTGAGTCATCTACATTTCTCCAGTATTGATAGAATTCGTAAGGTGAAGTTTTTTCAGGGTCTAGCCATAATGCCCCTTTTGCAGTTTTACCCATTTTATTACCTTCACTATTTGTAAGAAGCGTACAAGTCATGGCGTATGCTTGTTTGCTAGATTTTCTTCTTACTAACTCCATTCCTGCAATCATGTTTGACCATTGATCGTCCCCACCTAATTGCATTGTACAGCCGTATTTTTCATTTAATACATAGAAGTCATAACCTTGCATTAACATATAGTTAAATTCTAAAAAAGACAATCCTTTTTCTAATCTCTGTTTAAAACATTCTGCCGTTAGCATTCTATTTACTGAAAAGTGAGATCCAACTTCTCTTAAGAAGTCAATATAGTTTAGATCTAATAACCAGTCTGCATTATTTGCTAATATTGCCTTGCCATCACTAAAATCAATTAATTTTTCTAATTGTTTTTTTATACAGTTTGCATTATGTTCTATTTTCTCTTTTGTAAGCATTTGTCTTATATCTGTTCTACCTGATGGATCTCCAACCATTGCTGTACCTCCACCAACTAAAGCTATTGGTCTATGACCTGCTTTTTGCATATGAGCCATAAACATCATAGCTATAAAATGACCTATGTGTAAGCTGTCTGCAGTAGGATCAAAACCTATATAAAATGTTACTTTTTCTTTTTCTAATAATTCTCTTATTTCTTCTTCATGGGTAGTTTGCTTTATATAGCCTCTTTCTTTAAGAATGTCAAATACATTACTCATTTGTCTATTCCTCCTATTGTTTTTATAAAAAATAAAGGGCCTTTTCATCCTTATAGTAAAGGACGAGAAGACCCGTGGTACCACCTTAATTTACATCTTTGAGATGCCTTTAAGTCATTATAACGTATGACGAACGTAGTATTTTCATACAAAAGCTCCAGAAGCGTAATTCGTAGCTTTATGTTCTATAGACTTTTCACCAACCAGTCTACTCTCTACATTGTAACCATAAAGTTACTACTAAATCCTTCATAGCATATTTAAATATAATATTTCACTTAATGCTTATTTATATACTTACTATAATAAGATTAATTTGTCAAGGTAAAATGAAATTTTTATAGGTAAAAAAATAAAAGAACCTAGTTTATTTTTACTAGGTTCGATATATTAACTATTCTACAGATAGATCTTTAGAATTTTCCCATAAACCATGGATGTTACAATAACTTAAAGCATAAATTTTACCTGATTTGTTAGCTATAAACTTTGATACTATAACTGGTTCAGTGAAAACATCACTTTCACCATGTGCATTAAAGCTATAACTTCCAATTTCAATAGGAAACTTGAAGTCATCTGGCTTAAAGAATACTTTAACCCATGCTATATGATGTTCATGTGTATTTGGATGTTTAATTTCTTCTCCAATTGATACTTTTACTTCAATTTCTTCTCCAGCCGATGCCTTTTCAGGTGCTAAGATAGCTGGTACGTGTTTTTCACCTTTCCAATCTCCACTTTGTAAAAATTGCCCTATACTCATATTAAAAAACCTCCTTGTGTACTTTCATATTCATTTTAATGTTATTTAACTTGTTACATTATTTATACACTTATTTCTATTTTTAAAACATAAATTATTATATTTAATACTTAAATTAAGTCTGATTAAGAGTATGCCTATATTAAGTATAGATAATTTGAAGTTATTTTATTCTCAAAAATTAATAAAGTTATCTAATGATTTAATAATATATAATTATTGAAGAATAAATTGAAAAATTATTATATTTAATTAAAAAAAGATGGTATCAGAGAGATAATACTCTGATACCATCTTTTAAAAATATTTGAATATTTTTTATTAAGCTCCCATGAACATTTTTAAGTCGTCTTCTACGTTAGTTATACCACCTATACCAAAGTTTTCAACTAATACATTAGCTACATTTGGTGATAAGAAAGCAGGTAGAGTTGGTCCTAAATGGATGTTTTTAACTCCAAGATGTAATAGAGCAAGTAATACTATTACAGCCTTTTGTTCATACCATGCAATGTTATATGATATTGGAAGATCATTTATATCATTTAGTTCAAATACTTCTTTTAATTTCAATGCAATAACTGCTAATGAATAAGAATCATTACATTGACCAGCATCTAGAACTCTTGGTATACCTCCAATATCTCCTAAGTCAAGTTTGTTGTATTTATATTTAGCACATCCAGCTGTTAAAATAACAGTGTCTTTTGGAAGTGTTTGAGCAAATTCAGTATAATATTCTCTTGATTTCATTCTACCGTCGCAACCAGCCATTACAAAGAATCTTTTAATTGCACCTGATTTAACAGCTTCAACTACTGTATCAGCTAGACTTAAGACAGTGTTGTGAGCAAATCCACCAACTATTTCTCCAGTTTCTATTTCAGTTGGGGCTGGACATTTTTTAGCATGTTCAATGATTTCAGAGAAATCTTTTTTACCATTTTCATCGGCTTCTATGTGTTTAAGTCCATCGAATCCTACAGGTCCTGTTGTGTAAACCCTATTTTTATAAGAATCTTTTGGAGGAACTAAACAGTTTGTTGTCATTAATATTGGTCCATTGAAACTTTCAAATTCCTTATCTTGTTTCCACCAAGCATTTCCATAGTTACCTACAAAATGATCATATTTTTTGAATGCTGGATAGTAGTGAGCTGGAAGCATTTCACTGTGAGTATATACATCTACTCCAGTTCCCTCAGTTTGTTTTAATAACTCTTCCATGTCTTTTAAATCATGTCCACTTACTAATATAGCTGGATTTCCTTTTACACCT
Protein-coding regions in this window:
- a CDS encoding MarR family winged helix-turn-helix transcriptional regulator produces the protein MKEEKLEQTSDLFLELLPILQYKINPLFHSGIQQNLKCNKNQSKALIIIGRWKEITPTLLGKYLDLRKGSLTTLIDSLVKMNLVKREFHPNDRRKTLIKLTSKGEELVELKFKDFKENINTLFDSFSDNQLENLNHNLLEIIKIVKKV
- the hcp gene encoding hydroxylamine reductase; the encoded protein is MFCFQCQEAAKGTGCTVRGVCGKTSDVANLQDLLIYVLKGISFYNIKARDLNLDTSKADTAIMEGLFATITNANFDRNHFIQRIKDALSLRDEIKESVRKAGGNVEDITHDAATWYADSAEAFDAKAINIGVLSTENEDVRSLRELLTYGLKGMAAYAEHAHNLGYKNDSIHAFMQKGLVSTLDDSLSADDLVALNMEAGKYGVDVMALLDKANTDTYGHPEITKVNIGVKGNPAILVSGHDLKDMEELLKQTEGTGVDVYTHSEMLPAHYYPAFKKYDHFVGNYGNAWWKQDKEFESFNGPILMTTNCLVPPKDSYKNRVYTTGPVGFDGLKHIEADENGKKDFSEIIEHAKKCPAPTEIETGEIVGGFAHNTVLSLADTVVEAVKSGAIKRFFVMAGCDGRMKSREYYTEFAQTLPKDTVILTAGCAKYKYNKLDLGDIGGIPRVLDAGQCNDSYSLAVIALKLKEVFELNDINDLPISYNIAWYEQKAVIVLLALLHLGVKNIHLGPTLPAFLSPNVANVLVENFGIGGITNVEDDLKMFMGA
- a CDS encoding class II SORL domain-containing protein, producing the protein MSIGQFLQSGDWKGEKHVPAILAPEKASAGEEIEVKVSIGEEIKHPNTHEHHIAWVKVFFKPDDFKFPIEIGSYSFNAHGESDVFTEPVIVSKFIANKSGKIYALSYCNIHGLWENSKDLSVE
- the tyrS gene encoding tyrosine--tRNA ligase — its product is MSNVFDILKERGYIKQTTHEEEIRELLEKEKVTFYIGFDPTADSLHIGHFIAMMFMAHMQKAGHRPIALVGGGTAMVGDPSGRTDIRQMLTKEKIEHNANCIKKQLEKLIDFSDGKAILANNADWLLDLNYIDFLREVGSHFSVNRMLTAECFKQRLEKGLSFLEFNYMLMQGYDFYVLNEKYGCTMQLGGDDQWSNMIAGMELVRRKSSKQAYAMTCTLLTNSEGNKMGKTAKGALWLDPEKTSPYEFYQYWRNVDDSDVEKCLRLLTFIPMDEIKKLGALEGSEINKAKEVLAYEVTKLIHGEEEAIKAQNAAKSLFGGNAEDGSIPSTEFDQSKFQEGIGLLALLTELGLTKSNGEARRLVQQGGVYIENEMINDPSMIITIENFNDNKLMIRKGKKVYHQVKIV